From a single Phaenicophaeus curvirostris isolate KB17595 chromosome 8, BPBGC_Pcur_1.0, whole genome shotgun sequence genomic region:
- the LOC138723356 gene encoding cell division cycle protein 20 homolog translates to MGGARPRRSQWEGPVPAPANRSRVRAGPTAVGGCGSPNRIAEVRAAAGPGEAASGGAPLGIPRSPLEPRDPFSDAKDPSRDPGKRGSKMQRSQTTARPDRYIPSRRALRMEVAKFLLSQEQDPALVSPTKKARQKAWAVRLNGFDVEEAKILSLSGKAPSPTAGFQNNVTALCGHEVMPGCGRRKGRYIPCAPERVLDAPDIRDDYYLNLLDWSSQNLLALALDTTVYLWHHVSGEIINLMETEHVADYVSSVSWGNGGSCLAVGLSNGEVQLWDVERRKRVRTLSSHVSRVGCLSWNSYILSSGARSGCIQHHDVRVAQHQVATLAGHTREVCGLKWSPNGRFLASGGDDHVVNIWPSSQGGRGGFAPAQSFRQHQGAVKAVAWCPWQPSVLATGGGGGDKRIRLWNVSSGTCLGNIDARSQVCSIVWSTTYKELISGHGSAKNQLVIWKYPAMSKVTELQGHTARVLSMALSPDGETVASAAADETLRLWRCFAVDPIRKKEREKADIVQSSFIRQAIR, encoded by the exons atgggaggggcccgtccccgccgcagccaatgggaggggcccgtccccgccccaGCCAATCGGAGCCGCGTCCGCGCGGGTCCAACCGCCGtcgggggctgcgggagcccCAACCGCATCGCGGAGGTTCGGGCGGcagcgggtccgggggaggcaGCGAgcggcgg ggCCCCCCTAGGGATCCCTAGGAGCCCCCTAGAGCCTCGGGACCCGTTTAGTgatgccaaggacccctctagggacc CAGGTAAACGAGGATCCAAAATGCAGAGGAGCCAAACGACCGCTCGGCCAGATCGCTACATTCCCAGCCGTCGCGCTCTGAGGATGGAGGTGGCCAAGTTCCTCCTgagccaagagcaggaccctgcCTTGGTGTCACCCACCAAGAAG GCGCGCCAGAAAGCCTGGGCAGTGAGGCTGAACGGCTTCGATGTGGAAGAGGCAAAGATCCTGAGCCTCAGTGGAAAGGCTCCGAGCCCTACGGCAG GCTTTCAGAACAACGTCACAGCGCTCTGCGGGCACGAGGTGATGCCTGGGTGCggcaggaggaagggcagaTACATTCCCTGCGCGCCAGAGCGGGTCCTGGATGCCCCAGACATCCGTGATGACTATT ATCTGAATCTCCTGGACTGGAGCTCTCAAAACCTCCTGGCGCTGGCTCTGGACACCACTGTCTACCTGTGGCACCACGTCTCTGGGGAGATCATCAACCTCATGGAGACGGAGCACGTAGCTGATTacgtttcgtctgtgtcgtggGGTAACGgaggcagctgcctggctgttggCTTGAGCAACGGTGAGGTCCAG CTGTGGGACGTGGAGCGTCGGAAACGTGTCCGCACGCTGAGCAGCCACGTGTCCCGTGTCGGGTGTCTCAGCTGGAACAGCTACATCCTGTCCAG CGGGGCTCGCAGCGGCTGCATCCAGCACCACGACGTCAGAGTCGCTCAGCACCAGGTGGCCACGCTTGCTGGTCACACGCGGGAGGTGTGTGGCCTCAAGTGGTCTCCAAACGGCCGCTTCCTCGCCAGTGGTGGTGACGACCACGTGGTGAACATCTGGCCGAGCAGCCAGGGGGGCCGTGGAGGATTTGCTCCAGCGCAGAGCTTCCGTCAGCACCAGGGTGCTGTCAAG GCTGTGGCGTGGTGTCCGTGGCAGCCCAGCGTTCTGGCCACTGGAGGCGGAGGCGGCGACAAACGCATCCGCCTCTGGAACGTGTCTTCTGGCACCTGCCTGGGCAATATCGATGCCCGCTCCCAG GTCTGTTCCATCGTGTGGTCGACCACCTACAAGGAGCTCATTTCGGGCCACGGCTCCGCAAAGAATCAGCTGGTGATCTGGAAGTATCCAGCCATGTCCAAGGTCACTGAGCTGCAAG GTCACACGGCGAGAGTCTTGAGCATGGCTCTGAGCCCCGATGGCGAAACAGTGGCCTCGGCTGCTGCGGATGAAACGCTGCGACTCTGGCGCTGCTTTGCGGTGGATCCCatcaggaagaaggagagagagaaggcagacaTAGTCCAGAGCAGCTTCATTCGCCAGGCCATACGATGA
- the LOC138723357 gene encoding LOW QUALITY PROTEIN: tudor domain-containing protein 5-like (The sequence of the model RefSeq protein was modified relative to this genomic sequence to represent the inferred CDS: inserted 1 base in 1 codon; deleted 1 base in 1 codon; substituted 1 base at 1 genomic stop codon) — protein MTILTFMQNQTETGKVIMMNRKDKMVRSHSQMPRPGDFTPREKYKRTVLAEASSQNTDSLTSARARQLQCWPLPKPGACEPFALPGAGSEMEPCFPVGPRLESSLQAEDLQAPSGVQGFGRSNLLADLGAQKSVGRGGGGSALAEEEEKEGIRGPGSSVKEVRSLLITDKEGLTPAQLEREYMAMMGKPLPLRDLGFQSTLELVAKMPDVVRICPQEKGTFILKAIADETTKGIAKLVARQEESVKSRKNDAVKARAAFPSRNTKXSPSQPATGKAELQDLLSSSPLLLRNFERAYRRRFGRPFQYRRYGFVSVFQVLESVSDIIVVEQTKAGSLLTLRKXLEGETAKEEVPHGGAHKEVPEAAPAIEMPPLEPIRDAKWFHLPAEEKSEPVEGQALDMSDVLKQCQDLDLKLSIFNLATTPEIPPDAVQDRSLCSFPPLERLCLVGVFVECIISPSRFYIQACHAETSDKLQDMMFEMTQFFIVISGRHCYLSKLVSDRSVMPESSVRPGQLCCVTVSKWWYRVIIHRVINDQEAEVFYADYGNLGIVRRFAWKWFSGLARGFEEVNPSALYLEPSRKQENAEPVEPHLRSQQESLNVNSDIASSKLDEDELWEQWHLSAEEELEGDVWPALDEASVQSTTDRDPEPAQEDTKESPPELITEAKTLPSLEESSIPVVFFKSVEDIYTCSRQPRGMSQDDPDRTERFPNEAQRLALHPAVLLMAAPFMLDDHNSTNRLQAVFVQKSVSPC, from the exons ATGACCATTCTCACCTTCATGCAGAACCAGACAGAAACGGGGAAGGTCATTATGATGAACAGGAAAGACAAGATGGTCAGAAGCCACTCACAGATGCCCAGACCTGGAGACTTTACTCCTAGGGAGAAATACAAAAGGACCGTGTTAGCAGAGGCCAGCTCCCAAAATACCGACAGCCTGACAAGCGCCCGGGCCCGTCAGCTTCAGTGTTGGCCTTTGCCTAAACCCGGCGCGTGTGAACCATTTGCTCTCCCTGGAGCTGGCTCAG AAATGGAGCCGTGCTTCCCCGTGGGGCCTCGACTAGAGAGCAGCCTTCAGGCTGAAGACCTGCAGGCACCAAGCGGTGTCCAAGGGTTTGGAAGGAGCAATTTGTTGGCTGACCTGGGAGCCCAGAAGTCCGTCGGGAGAG gaggcggcggctccgccctcgcggaggaggaggagaaggagggaattaggggcccagggagctctgtg AAGGAGGTGAGGTCGCTGCTTATTACCGATAAAGAGGGTTTAaccccagcacagctggagagg gagtACATGGCCATGATGGGCAAACCTCTCCCTCTACGTGACCTGGGCTTCCAATCCACCTTGGAGCTGGTGGCAAAAATGCCTGACGTTGTCAGAATCTGTCCTCAGGAGAAAGGCACGTTTATCCTCAAAG CCATTGCAGATGAGACCACCAAAGGTATTGCAAAACTGGttgccaggcaggaggaaagtgTTAAGTCACGAAAGAATGATGCTGTGAAGGCAcgtgctgcttttccctctagGAACACAA TGTCTCCCTCGCAGCCAGCGACTGGgaaggctgagctgcaggatcTGCTGAGTTCCTCACCACTTCTGCTCAGGAACTTTGAGAGGGCCTATCGCAGACGCTTTGGCCGGCCGTTCCAGTATAGGCGATACGGATTTGTCTCTGTATTTCAAGTCCTTGAAAGTGTGTCCGATATCATTGTTGTTGAGCAGACAAAAGCAGGTTCCTTGCTGACCCTGAGGAAGTAGCTGGAAGGTGAGACAGCGAAGGAAGAGGTGCCGCACGGTGGGGCGCACAAAGAGGTGCCAGAAG CTGCACCTGCAATTGAGATGCCTCCTTTGGAACCCATCCGTGATGCCAAGTGGTTTCACCTGCCGGCAGAAGAGAAGTCAGAGCCGGTGGAAGGACAAGCACTAGATATGAGTGATGTCCTCAAACAA TGTCAAGATTTAGATTTGAAGCTGTCAATCTTCAATCTGGCAACGACTCCAGAAATTCCCCCTGATGCTGTTCAGGACAGAAGCCTTTGCAGTTTCCCACCATTGGAGCGCTTGTGTTTGGTGGGAGTCTTTGTGGAATGTATAATCTCTCCTAGCCGGTTCTACATCCAAGCGTGCCACGCAGAAACATCCGATAAACTCCAGGATATGATGTTTGAGATGA CACAGTTTTTCATTGTGATCTCTGGCAGACACTGTTACTTGAGTAAACTTGTTTCTGATCGTTCTGTCATGCCTGAGTCTTCAGTACGTCCTGGACAGCTTTGCTGTGTAACGGTCTCAAAATGGTGGTACCGCGTTATCATCCACCGCGTGATCAATGACCAAGAAGCAGAGGTGTTCTACGCAGATTACGGAAACCTGGGAATCGTCCGAAGGTTTGCCTGGAAATGGTTCTCAGGATTAGCT CGG GGATTTGAGGAAGTGAATCCTTCAGCCTTGTATCTTGAGcccagcagaaagcaggagaatgCTGAACCCGTGGAGCCACACCTTCGCTCGCAGCAGGAATCTTTGAACGTAAATAGTGACATAGCAAGCTCGAAGCTGGATGAGGATGAACTGTGGGAACAG TGGCACCTCTCTGCTGAGGAGGAGTTAGAGGGGGATGTGTGGCCAGCTTTGGATGAAGCCAGTGTCCAAAGCACAACGGACCGAGACCCTGAACCTGCACAGGAGGATACAAAAGAAAGTCCTCCAGAGCTCATCACAGAGGCTAAG ACACTTCCCTCTCTTGAAGAGTCCTCAATACCAGTTGTCTTCTTCAAGTCGGTGGAAGACATTTATACCTGCTCCAGGCAACCAAGAGGAATGAGCCAAGATGACCCTGATCGGACAGAAAGATTTCCCAACGAGGCCCAACGTCTTGCTCTGCATCCCGCTGTTCTACTTATGGCAGCGCCATTTATGCTGGACGACCATAACAGTACGAATAG ACTTCAGGCTGTTTTCGTGCAGAAGTCTGTTTCTCCATGCTAG